In Nitrospinota bacterium, the sequence CACCGAATCGGATAATATATCAAAAATCCGGCGTTTTGTTAAGCGTTCATGGACTCCAAAAACTTCTTGTTCGTCTTGGCCGAGCGCATCTTGTCTATAAGAAGCTCCATCGCCTCGATGGAGTCCATCGGCTGGAGCACCTTGCGAAGCACCCACACGCGCCTCAGGTCGTCGGATTCGAGCAAAAGCTCCTCTTTCCTCGTGCCCGAGCGGCTGATGTCTATGGCCGGGAACACGCGCCGGTCCGCCAGACGCCTGTCCAGATGGACTTCCATGTTGCCGGTACCCTTGAATTCCTCGAATATCACGTCGTCCATGCGCGAACCGGTGTCGATAAGCGCCGTGGCGATGATCGTAAGCGAACCGCCTTCTTCAAGGTTGCGCGCCGCGCCGAAGAACCGTTTGGGCCTCTGGAGCGCGTTGGAGTCAATACCGCCGGAGAGCACCTTGCCCGACGGGGGGACGATGGTGTTGTACGCCCGGGCGAGCCTCGTGATGGAGTCGAGCAGGATCACCACGTCCCGCTTGCGTTCCACCAGGCGCTTGGCCTTTTCGATGACCATCTCCGCCACCTGAACGTGCCGCGTGGGGGGTTCGTCGAAGGTGGACGATATTATCTCCCCTTTCACGGACCGCTCCATGTCCGTCACCTCTTCGGGCCGCTCGTCGATGAGCAGCACGATAAGCGTGACTTCCGGATGGTTCTTCGTCACGGAATTTGCGATGGACTGCATGAGCATCGTCTTGCCGGCCCGGGGGGGCGACACGATGAGCGCGCGCTGCCCCTTGCCGATGGGGCATATAAGGTCGAGCACCCGGCCGGAGAGCGCTTCCTGCGTGGTCTCCAGCGAAAGTTTCTTGTGCGGGTACAAAGGGGTAAGGTTGTCGAACAACACCTTGTCCTTCAGCTCATCGGGAGCTTCGAAGTTGATCGTCTCCACCTTGAGCAGCGCGAAGTATCGTTCGTTTTCCTTGGGCGGGCGGATTTGGCCGGATATGGTGTCCCCCGTCCGGAGGTCGAATTTCCTTATCTGCGAAGGCGAAACGTATATGTCGTCCGGGCCCGGCAGATAGTTGAACGAAGGAGCGCGCAGGAACCCGAAACCGTCCGGCAGTATCTCCAGCACTCCTTCACCGAAGATGAGTCCCTCCTGCTCGGTCTGGGCCTCCAGTATCTTGAACATCAGCTCCTGCTTGCGCAGGCCGCGGATCCCTTCC encodes:
- the rho gene encoding transcription termination factor Rho; translation: MNIGSLKDKTISELTEIAAQYNVEGIRGLRKQELMFKILEAQTEQEGLIFGEGVLEILPDGFGFLRAPSFNYLPGPDDIYVSPSQIRKFDLRTGDTISGQIRPPKENERYFALLKVETINFEAPDELKDKVLFDNLTPLYPHKKLSLETTQEALSGRVLDLICPIGKGQRALIVSPPRAGKTMLMQSIANSVTKNHPEVTLIVLLIDERPEEVTDMERSVKGEIISSTFDEPPTRHVQVAEMVIEKAKRLVERKRDVVILLDSITRLARAYNTIVPPSGKVLSGGIDSNALQRPKRFFGAARNLEEGGSLTIIATALIDTGSRMDDVIFEEFKGTGNMEVHLDRRLADRRVFPAIDISRSGTRKEELLLESDDLRRVWVLRKVLQPMDSIEAMELLIDKMRSAKTNKKFLESMNA